The Triticum urartu cultivar G1812 chromosome 6, Tu2.1, whole genome shotgun sequence genome includes the window TGCTGCCTCCCCTTTCTTCCCCagcccaacccccccccccccccccgagaaaAAGCACGGCCATCCCCCGCCCGCCTCCAGTCGAGAAGCCCACCACCATTGGCGGTAGACGGTAGACAGTATACATGGAGGTGGAGACTgcgatgcctcctccggcggccGGGCCGGACCGCGTGGAGACCGCCTCGCGGGAGCCGAGCCACACGGAggcctcctcctcgccgtcgCCGGCGGCCGGAGGCGAAGCGAATGGCGCGGCCACCAAGGTGCAGAAGGTCTACCGGAGCTACCGGACCAGGCGCAAGCTCGCCGACTCCGCCGTCGTCGTCGAGGAGCTCTGGTAACCAGATCCTATCCAATTCCAGAAAAGGAAAACATTACTGCTCTGTTTCTTTTCTTCCACTTGGTGGTCTGATAATTTCGGTCAAGAAAATCGCCCAATCCCCCTTTCTTTCTTGGGATTCTGCCCTTTTCTTGGCTGTTGCCCTCTCGCGAGCCTGATTTTGGGTGCCGTCGATGCCTGATTTGCTCTGTCTTGATGGTTACGGGCGCTGAAAATTCACCGGTGTTCTCTGGTTTGGATTGGTCAAGGTGGCAAGCGCTGGACTTCGCGCGGCTCAACCACAGCACCGTCTCCTTCTACGACGACCCGGAGCCGGAGACCGCCGCCTCGCGCTGGAACCGCGTCAGCCTCAACGCATCCAAGGTCTCGACACATTCCCTTCCCCTGCACCATCAATGGCCAGCACAAGGCAGCTCACCATGATGGCCTTTTCCTCACAAGAAAGACATTCTCTTTTTTTTTACTGGAATTCTCCTTAATTTTAACTCCAATCATGTTCATGAGCATCTTGCAGGTGGGGCAGGGTTTATCCAAGGACGCCAAGGCTCTCAAGCTGGCTTTCCAGCACTGGATCGAGGCTGTGAGTACAAAAATATCCTACGCATCTACTACTGTTTTTTAATCTAATTTTGGCAGTAGTATTGTACGGCAGTAGTATTGTAGTACTTGCTGCTTTTCTATGCTCTACAAATGTGTGTGTGAAAGGAATAAGCTTCCAAGTATCAGTTGACTCAGACTGTCAGTCAGCTCTGAACAtcaaaattttgaatttcatCTGTCATCTTGCAGATTGATCCAAGACATAGGTACGGGCATAACCTCCATTTCTACTATGATGTCTGGTGCCAGACCCTGGCTGGCCAGCCCTTCTTCTACTGGTAAGGACATGACTTCCATTCTGTGTATGCAAATCTTGCTGTTCAAGCGAAATCATGCAAATCAATATGTAGTTCCCATTTTCCTACAAGATAACTGATAAATTTTGCACGGAAACTGATAGTCTTTTACTCTCTTTCTTTTTGCATATGCAGGCTTGATATTGGTGAGGGAAAAGATGTAGATCTTCCAGAATGTCCAAGGGCTCGGCTGAAGAAGCAATGCATAAGATATCTTGGTCCGGTAAGATCATTTGCATAATGGATGCTATCTTTATCCTTTCTTACTGAAAATATTCCAACGAGAGTTGCGTTAGAACTTCAGAGTGCTAAATTGTTTCTTCAGCAAGCCTCGGTTGCGATTAAGAAATCCCACTGACTTTGTGTTTCTCATATTCACCTTCTAGAACATGTTTTGCTCATAATGAGGACATGGGTCATGTTGTCACTGGTGCCGAATCAAGGGCCAACAGTGAAGGGCAGCACCATGCTAAGCGCTGTCACGTGCAGGAGTCACTATTGAACCTAACAATAACATGATCAATTGATAAAGGAGTTAGGAAAGAGATAGATTAAAATAGGAAGATGTTGATATGGTTTTCTGGGAATGATGATTTAGTTAGGCAAGAGATAGCTTATTTAGCTGGTAAGGATATCTCAGATGTCAAGTCAAAACTAAGCCAAAGAGCCTGCCTAATTTCGACAGCGATTAGGCCCTGCTGGCATCTACATGAGGGCGACTGCCCTATCCTCGGTCTCTGCACTTTTTGCGGTGCGCTGCACGTGACATATGTCTTAATGCTATTGTAAATAAATCGATATTCGCTCTGTCCAGAATTATAAGGCACACACACGCTTCTCATATTTATTGATCTATGTGGATTACGTTATATACAAAAATCAATATCGTTGGATTCATACTAAATGCACTTCTCAATGGTATCAATTTGTATGAGATAATCCACACTGTTGGGCAAATCATGGTCAAAGAAGTTTCAGAAGTCTGGAGTTATGTTTAATACTTTATACATATGAGGTTATAAAACTCCCTAGCCTGTGCATTAATACTTCCCTTCAATTGTTCATCTTAACCACAGCATGCCCAACAAGTTCAGATTAGTTGTAACAAATTTCCACATCAAAGTTTAGAAGAAAATCGTTGAGCATGAACTCCTGTAACAGCTGTCTGATGTTTTGCAGCAAGAGCGCGAATTCTATGAATACATCATTAAAGAGGGAAAGATTATCCACAAGATATCTGGAGAGGCACTTGATACAAGCCAGGGCCCTAAAGGGACAAAATGGATTTTTGTTATGAGCACAGCAAAGAAACTTTATGCTGGGCAGGTAGTTTGATAACTCACAGAATTTTATTGCTGCTGAGCACTGTTAAGTCATGTTTGGAATGTTAGCTTCACTAAATGTTTAACTTGTATGCTTATTTCTATATCCAGAAAGAGAGAGGTGTGTTCCAGCACTCCAGCTTTTTAGCAGGAGGTGCTACTATAGCTGCTGGAAGGTTTACTGCAGAAAATGGAGTTATCAAGGTATTACCGTGAACCACCATCGTATCTAAGTGCTACTATTGTATCCATATCCCAAACGATTTACTAACCATTTCATACTCATCACTTTGTTCTTGTGCTTCCTCACTGCATTATGCTAATCTTATGCTTTGACAATCTCTTCTCATTTCAGTCCATCTGGGCTTATAGTGGACATTACAAACCGAGTGCGGAGAATCTTAGCAACTTCATGAGCTTTCTAGAAGAGAATGGAGTTGATCTGAAAGAAGTTGAGGTATACTGTTTCTGGTCCAGCTGAATCTAAACACGCTCTTATGTTACCAAATGTAAGACGATTCACTTAATTAACTTATTTTTTGTATATTCAGGTGCGCTCATCCACCAAGGAGGACTACTATGAAGATCCAGTGCTTAATAGCAAACAGAACCCTGCTGCTACTATCATGCCATCCAATCCTCTGCAGTTGATTCTCCCTTCCAACATGGTAGAAGACAAGGCATCTGAGCCATCTTCTCAGACTGAAGCTGACGAGGGCGATAATCTCCATGTGGAGAAAGCAAGGCCAGCCTACCAAAGAACCTTATCAGGTGGCCTGCAAAGCCCTAGAGATGCCGGCGTCTCGCAGGATGCAATTCTTGAGAGGGTGAACTCCAAGAGCAAGTCAAAATCCTATCAGCTCGGACACAGGCTATCCCTGAAATGGAGCACTGGAAATGGTCCAAGAATTGGATGTGTGAAGGATTACCCAATAGAGCTCAGAATGCAAGCGCTGGAGATGGTGCAGCTCTCACCGAGAGCATCTACTCCTCCGGCCTCGTGGAGGGTGCCGTCATGCCTCTCCCCCACCTCGCCAACGTCGCCGCTTGTGCCAATGCAGGCGCAGGCCTCCCTGCCCCAGCCAAGTTAGTAACTTGTGTCTTAGGCAATAGCTGTGTAGTTCTGCTGCTTCATGTTTGATGGGTGCTGCAAAGGTCAGATGTTTGTGCTTGCTGTTTTTCCTATGTTGCTGGAATCCATTTCTAGCTCAGATGGATCTTGTGAGGATTGTATGAGTTTGAATTCGGTTGAATTGAACTGACAATGTGTGATTGTGCCTTTTTCCCACCAAATGTCACTCTTGCAGAAATAGCTTCAGCAGAGTTTTCTGTTTCATAGGTCATAATACGGTACTGTAGTATGTTTGCCTACAACAATCAGAAAACATTCAGGGACAAAAGCTCCAAACCATGATCGAATTTAAGGAAAATCAAGGATGGGTTTTAAGGACGCTCCCTCTGGAACTTTCGGGGGGTGTAGGGACACTCCAACGGCCAGATTTCTATGTGGGCTATATAAAGCCAACTTTATCTTCCCCAAGGGTATCCTTCCCCGTTATATCGAGTTGAGCTCTTTACTCTTGCTCCATTTTTAAAAGCTCCAAAGCTCTATTTTTTTTAACATAGTATCACCAAATTGATTTGAGTTCCCCGTTGATTTCATTGAGGATTTGTTATTCTTAGATATTTGGGCTCTTAGGCGACATGCGTCAAGATCCGGAAACTCTAGACCAACCAGGGGTGATTTAAGTCTCATCTGTTAGGGATGACTTAAAGGCGCGATAAAATGAACCACTTGGTGGTGCTCCAAAGCTTTGGCTTCCACACCTTTCTAGCCAGTGGTAGATCTAAAATCATGTCATTGGAGGTGCCAAGTAGTGTAATTTAATTTAAATATCATCATAATCCTAGCAAATACTCCTCAAACAACATTAAGTTGTCAAACAATTAGTGTCTAGTGTATATAATAAATTAGATTGCAATTTAGCACTGTCTCTTTCTAGTGAAGATTAGCACTCCCAAAGAGTGAACATCAGGATAAATTCCGTGTTGTCGACTCACTTGTGTTTAGTTCTTTTCCGCATCTTTTACCTACTATTCCCTCCGAAAACTTGTCTctcaaatgaatgtatctagcaTCGAGTTAGTGCTAGATTCATCCATTTAAGAGACAAGCTTGGGACAAGTTTTTTAAGACGGAGGGAGCATGTAAGTTTGTTGGCTTGCTAATTAGCTAGTTCCTTTGCTTACCTTATTGCTTGTTTGCTTAACATGTACTCCTAATTGCATATCTAAAGAACCAACTTTATCAATATCCTAAAATTGCCAACTACGTTAAAATTTGTAGTCCCCTGTTCATCCCTATCAACCAATTCAGAGAGTATTCATCAAACTACCCCGTGGGTGAAGGATAATTTTCTCTGTTTTCTTTCACATTTATGGACTCAATTTAATCATTGAGATCTGAAGTAGGAAGAAGTTGATTTTTAAGATGGGGTGGCCATTTGCCCGCATTTGCATTCATTGAGGCAGGGCGGAGGGTCCTACAGCGAAGGTATATGCCAAAAGCCAAAGCAAAAGCACATAAATAGATGCTTTTTGGCTCATAAGCCAAAATCCAAAATCAAAGTTAAGCCTAACCAACACCTCCTCACTAAAGGCTCAAACTACCATCTCCAACAGGACGGATAACAACATATTCTGGTGAACATcgtaatcatcatcatcatcatcatcatcatcatcatcatctgtGTTTCTGTTGGGTTCATGACACTAAACGTGCACAGCAACACAGAATCTAAGCCATCAACGGACATAGTGGCAACCGTATAATCTTACACTGACTGGAGAAACAAGAATAACATGACCTCGATAGTCTTAGACAGCAACCGCTTAATCCGACACAACACAGAGAGTCCCAGCTACAAGAATGGGTAACAACACTGAAAACAGCACCTAGAACCTGCCGGCACTCGCAGACGTTCACTACCTATCTTTCAGCTCTAGCTCGAACGTCTGCAGCTTCTCCTTTATAGGTGAAAGGAACAACTTCACATCCTTGCAGATCCGCGACTTGTCCTCCCATTCGAGGGTATCGGTGAACCTCACTTCTGCCTGAAATCAGAAGGGAGTGTTTGAGATGACCAATACGCAGTAATTGATCATAATGGTACAGGCGCAACAGAGAACAGTAGTGGTTATTTGTACCTCGAGGTCATCAAGCTCACCAAATGAAAACTCGGGGATGTCTATATGGCCAGTGaccttcttcttctcttccttGACTAACCATTCACCTAATCAGCATTACCACAAACGAGTTACCGACACTGGAGTAATACATATTTTAAATGAATGAAGTGATGCAATGTTTGGCATGATATATGCTTTACCTTTAAATCTCAAGCTCAGCTCATAATTATAACCTACTCTCTTCTTATTACGGACCGTTACTAGAAATGCCTGTGTAACCACCAAGGATATTGGTTAGTTGTTTAAATCACACATGACAGGATTACTTCGTGCAAAAAGGTTATAAGTTATGAAAAATAGTTATGGATTGATGGAATTGAACGGTCTTATCAGACATCGTGCTTACATCGCCTGAACATTTGGACACTTCATCAATGGATGCCTTCCCCGTGGAGAAATCCAGTGAACCTAAAGAACCCAGCAAATCCTACAGCACATATGAGCTTATAACTGTAAGAGAAATTTAATACAATGGAAACATCAGTGAACTATTTTAGACAAGCATTTCGTAAACAGCTGGCTACTAAACCACGCACCTTTATCCTGCCATTAGCCCATGAATTGAGGTTCTTTTCCTCCCATGTTCCAGCCTGCAAGTGCAAACGTGAAAAATATCAGAAAATAGTAGATTGGCAATTAGCAGTATAACCATCCCAGAAGATAACGGTATCAGAAAAATAGGCAGCTACAGCAACTACCAAAAAACGCCAAAGGTAATAGAAGTAGGACCCTGATAAGTGTCACATGTGTGGCACGAAGCAATTCCGCCAAAGGTAATAAAGCTGGACAGTTTGCAGATGGTATGAGTCAGCAATAGAAGTAAATTTGTCCGAACAACTCAAACCTCAGAAGTTATAATGCTGTTCCTAAATTTCTTGAGACGTAAGTGTACTCCATATATCTCTATTTAACTCAAGAGAATCATACTAGTAAGATGCCGGCCACAGCTGTCCTAAATGTACAAGACCACCAGTAGTAACTCAAGTATCATCCTATTAGTTCAAACCCCAGCATAATCAGATCTCTTTCCCCTTTGCATATTTATTCCTCTATTTATGCAATTGTAAAATTAGTACTATGAGCTTGAGGTCAAGTAGCAACTATGCCTAGAGCAGAGCTGTAGAGTACACCAAAGTAATGCACTGCAAAGCTAGTCTTTGTTGCGCAACTTCAAAGAACACAAGAACATTCCCTCTCTTTTTTAATACATTTTGATTTATCCTAGAAGATAACGGTATCTAAAAAATAGGCAGCTACAGCAACTACAGAAAAACGCCAAAGGTAATAAAACTAAAGCAATTGGACAGTTTGCAGATGGTATGAGTCAGCAATAGAAGTAAATTTGTCCAAACAACTCAAAACTCAGAAGTTATAAGGCTGTTCCTAAATTTCTTGAGACCGCCGTAAGTCTACTCCATATCTCTATTTAACTCATCAAGAGAACCATAGATTGTTACTAGTAAGATGCCGGCCACAGCTCCTCTAAATGCACAAGACCACCAGTGTATAGTAACTCAAGTATCCTCTAGTAGTTCAAACCCAGCGTAATCAGATCTCTTTCCACTTTGCATATTTATTCCTCTATTTATGCAATTGTGAAGTTAGTACTATGAGCTTGAGGTCAAGTAGCAACTATGCCTAGAGCAGAGCTGTAGAGTGCACCAAAGTTTATGTACTGCAAAGCTAGTCTTTGTTGCCAAACTTCCAAGAACACAAGAACATTCCCTCTCTTTTTAAATATATTTTGGTTTTTCTGTGACTCTACATCAATATTCAAtagttttaattttttttaagCAGGAACACTGTTACACTAGCTATATCTAGATAGAATATATAGTGTTGAACAGCAATACTCATGTGTTGCAATGTGCGGCAGTAAACAAATTCCCTGCACGTAGGGTGAATGCACCCCCACAATCCACTGGCGGCAAACTGGAGATTGCAGATTTGCCAATACCAAATCGACTGAGCGGGTTCATGGTGATCGACGGAGGTTTATGGCTGCGAATCGACATATCCCAATGTATAAACGTATGCTAATTATCAGATCATAGAATCAGAACAAGACATTAATCACAAGAGCTAATTCATGGTATTCCATCCGGCAACGCGGGCAGCCGCCAGTCACCTATCTAGTGGCAGCGCACATAAATGTGGAGAGAAGGGCCTCTGACCTGATTCCAGACGGAGCCGAGGGCGTTGgggttgccgccgccgccgttggcGGCGGAGGGGTCGAGCTTGCGCGGGACGGGGGGAGGCGCCGCCTCGCCCGTGGCCTGCCGCACCCAGTACCTGTACGACGACTTCTCCGGCGTCCCCGTCTCCGTCGCCGTCACGGTCTCTGTCGCCGCCGCCACGGCCGCCGTCTCCTCCATCGGCGGATTGAGCTGGGGCCCTCGCTCGCTGTAGATCTCTCGGCGGGGGAGGGAGATCGGCGAGGGCGCGCGCCCCTTCTCGGGGGATCGAGAGGCTTCTTCCCCGGGCGGAGGGGAGGAGAGGATTGCCACCAGAAATTTCTGTGCGCGTCGCGGGTCGTATGGGGTATGGGGGCGCTCCAATTTTGACTCTTTTATTCTCCCCCGCGGCGAGTGCCCACGTGCCTCGGGAAGCTTCTCGATTCTTTTCCGGTTTTCTACGCTAGCTACAGTTGGTCCCTAGTGTGGGCCCGCGTGTCAGCGTCGGTGTGGGAGAGGGTTTTTCCTTATTTTGAGGAAGAGGGATATAGAACATAAAAGTGGGGTGACGAAATAAGGTACTGCCTGGCATCTGCTCGGTCAAAATATTACTCTAATACTTTCTATTCTTGAAAAAAATCTAAAGGAATCACACATGCACATGAATGTTGGTTTTAAGTTATAAAGTTATCTTTGATATGCTTAGCTAAAGGATGTTTTAAAATAAAACTATAGAATTTATTGGTATTTTCATTCTATCATTATAGACTTTATTAATTTATTTGTTAATAACTTGAGGATTAATATTTCACTAAGGGGAACATAACACAGAGTCGGAGTAAATAAAATTGCTAATTCTAATTAGGAAAAAAAGAATAAATATCAATCGTTGTAGTATAATTTTGAATACTATAAAAAAGGTAAGATGGGAGGTGGGGGGATAAAAACTTTTGGATATATTGATTCGGATTAATTGCAAATGCCTCAAGGATGTTGCAAGAACATGTGATCTTCTGCAATACTAAAACAAACATGTTTTCCTCTAATTTTGGTATGTTTTTGAAAAACACAAAGTTGCAGATATTCTGACGTAAAAATGTGTGTACATAGTATACTACTGACCATGTTTTGAAATatttttttcctaatttttttaATTTATATGACCAACATACTAATGTGTTGTGAGAATATACCAATTTTTCTACTTATTCTTTTTACGTATGATTTTTTTGCAGGGAAATTAGAGCTTTTATTCAACTATCATGGGCAATGGGCCgcgggggggtgggggtgggggggggggggtccatCCAGCAAGAATACATGTTTAATTAAAAAAGAAATAAACGATGAGGCTATCTCAGCAAGAATAGACGCCATCAGAGAGCACGAAAACAAGCGCAGGTGTACACCTCTAAACAATCAACTCCAAGAACTACTCGCGTATATCCTCAGAGTTTTGTATGAAAATGCAGGGCAAACAGGGAAAGAAGGACCGTATACGGAGTACTTAATACGGTGCAACCCTGCCGCTCCACTTGAGAATGCCTTTTGCAGTTTTGCTCTGCTCTGGCCTCTGGGGCACATAGGAGTGACAACAACTAAATTGTTATTTCCCAAGCATCGAGAAATATATTTGAGTAGTAGCAAACCCTATGCATGTTTGTGATTCTACAGTAAAGCCACTTGCATGTTCACCTATGCATCCCAGACGAAAGAAACACATTTTGACTACCCTAGCACGAAACTAGATCTGCGTCTCCGCATGTTCACCTCAAGAACAGAAAAGGCAATGTCAAAACTGATGACGAGCTCAGCACCTAAAACCCTAGCACGCACAAGGATTAGCGCGGCAACAACAATAAGTAAAAGATGTTACAAAGCAAAAGCTTGCGAGTTACAGCATGTGCCTGTATCCAGGTTCTAAGATCTGTTTCTTTGACCCAGGTAGCTGGACACACTAAAAAACCAAGCATATGATCGACAATTTTTTCTCTCTCAAAAAACCGACAGAGTATTCTGATTTTCCAACTTATAGACCGACCCAATATGACCGGCCATTGCTGTTATGGATCGGGGATGGAGACGGAGCCACCAGAGCCCACTCGTACCACACCTGAAATAACAGCGGATAAGGATTCATTTATCAAAGGATCGACAGCGATGGAAACCACACTGACCTTGGTGGCACCACAGCATCGCCAAAAGTGCACTTCTATGGGCGACTCTGACGGCACGTATATGGGCTTCCTCAGTG containing:
- the LOC125513590 gene encoding uncharacterized protein LOC125513590, with product MEETAAVAAATETVTATETGTPEKSSYRYWVRQATGEAAPPPVPRKLDPSAANGGGGNPNALGSVWNQAGTWEEKNLNSWANGRIKDLLGSLGSLDFSTGKASIDEVSKCSGDAFLVTVRNKKRVGYNYELSLRFKGEWLVKEEKKKVTGHIDIPEFSFGELDDLEAEVRFTDTLEWEDKSRICKDVKLFLSPIKEKLQTFELELKDR
- the LOC125514021 gene encoding IQ domain-containing protein IQM3-like; this translates as MEVETAMPPPAAGPDRVETASREPSHTEASSSPSPAAGGEANGAATKVQKVYRSYRTRRKLADSAVVVEELWWQALDFARLNHSTVSFYDDPEPETAASRWNRVSLNASKVGQGLSKDAKALKLAFQHWIEAIDPRHRYGHNLHFYYDVWCQTLAGQPFFYWLDIGEGKDVDLPECPRARLKKQCIRYLGPQEREFYEYIIKEGKIIHKISGEALDTSQGPKGTKWIFVMSTAKKLYAGQKERGVFQHSSFLAGGATIAAGRFTAENGVIKSIWAYSGHYKPSAENLSNFMSFLEENGVDLKEVEVRSSTKEDYYEDPVLNSKQNPAATIMPSNPLQLILPSNMVEDKASEPSSQTEADEGDNLHVEKARPAYQRTLSGGLQSPRDAGVSQDAILERVNSKSKSKSYQLGHRLSLKWSTGNGPRIGCVKDYPIELRMQALEMVQLSPRASTPPASWRVPSCLSPTSPTSPLVPMQAQASLPQPS